From one Dysidea avara chromosome 9, odDysAvar1.4, whole genome shotgun sequence genomic stretch:
- the LOC136266098 gene encoding uncharacterized protein yields MSEPLITDTVEIFRQLLETVVSTLTNVTNANGASDILDVLNGLREIYDSTSTDKDKQLLVDLLVTDSLALPTFYGFISKIFVDLGKGVDGTLGHCMLLLHHYLMSWTGVSRKLCAHLVNEGHLMQHFMEVKELSNSLAGDKFAQNLILINIGIIYNCKEEKLVHYFEGTKCLSALEPFLGCSRWELQFHCRVILSSVIQSKGKIEVVLAKLSEDELKTLFKLLDTIAHSSERSASIENCKFSVSELLACVNLLLVNPDNLLAFAANIDFISLLPGFLASSDAVEQKVTLEILWKVLLGPLDVKEVLDNYYSVISDAVLKLVKADDSSDLFMLSKCVLFVIASGTSADITSHLSYTLGCYQFGHHYKCYEMSDFILTSCHVAEITNKALLLKGKSAYHLYHMEKTIPKNLPPKQFHQRHASCYDKAREAIKALGKALDFDCIDKEGSKMLDIAMMDYALATNNLKDLKRCLLCRKIVKALIRSHICPNSILSAFTTGAVRPEKSHRVIDTKLDAIGEQAKSPKEITYFLYCHDCEETFSKYGETQFVPEFFRAIYDVKNPAKSDSTRVHYKQWLHQFCVGIIFRSLSLMSNKRDIINEDEVYQVYTSCREYLLLLYAGKQPNNKLPDIYILINPTVPRPQDSGYVFMNQTLHMMCIHGIVRFDLSTGIDSFPHQGHYFIFHTGIINIVLKFSPSQKVHISDDCLISMGSGIYGVPENIKRSNIIPPGLWKFFQHSSVKFYQCWLERSSSTRVTGPMMVPDDKLRMVYGLVDAVQRDLENFNNIINPSPEGAQTLVVNLLPKEIIFVHGSSLELPEDHKMLLHLHFDLKDGDGEIVFLAVAYKGECSNRPYVLYHFYSPKFVMNAGFYINPDDMTAEEFLPGSDSKMIIDKLQNISNVRQLIPKVIPLMLKEKGFSSLQSLLHRVSGPDRAPATTDLKCSTLQRCWYCKDLCEMCLNKAIYGQTVQDKKGMQLKFCSRKCQLQHTSPSSLPLLVKVFTPKQLPDNFWSHARKVQDNHNELLLIQGNHSDPDGNHIQLDIALCSGDDTESFPKDTTYVVYYHRSAYEQLFVEYFVSKDMTPINLLPYYGKTSIHDVLGATLPDVIKGFISKALMAHQVQLIVDNNDNKKQPDGADMFVEKFKFACNQMKGNSSKPVSDLTLNSICTTLLEVQELFAKAPSQLKHAIMDSIVALVEPYKDYHVFLEILFQEIVDGNATKDLVHCLLLQQHLLMAFTDGSEQFCDMILFNGFICQQIDQVLALRQSGSNPFIDQLLSMAVGIIYNCRMSSVFLVYFEEKDCSFFVKPYLNSSNWVIAFQCKAILSSFAQQLSEARPLVELNETETNTLLTHIGDALHSTQLISTVGNTSFSAFELIVSLVTMLVNVENKIMLCSKTELMPLLFAALTSGNAEVEKAGCLLLWSMLAVLSSNSESGKVQKGKKAVYTKQDREVREKQHTVHAAVVQLLNSSELCDVLYGVLKSKTDSEDDCNTLSKCILWALKETTFTDNEQFLTYMEECFKYGRYHECYSCYCNGIQTSPPLDLCGRSRYLAGKSCFYIYKEKQRLLQFVSLPEADMYLHRDSCFSFMYKTIKLLGASIDQGSMEDDDRWMLDRAMIDYIRATNNLKDCMRCLLCLKKARDIRRSHFCPRKILERFASGCYIPNNMKGLLSLHEGNVVSCDTPKTETRYMFCSSCEDILSQHGETQFLPQFFDKLYDIAEVANTAGNLSQNDTKSKDLVEVDDETSIGQSKPTDPGPSSATDATTFDSSIHLSQTRDITYDRWLYLFCIGIIFRGIAYISRKSFVNDDELYKLFVKCRECLLKAPHIDDIENLPQVEILISPSKPKEGDENHGFIHLAMRMLYQFTIGATNLQDGVFEYPQKAHFVLAQVGIINILAKLPPSEHVPAPSGCVINKTKGTHSFHIPASEERYALIYQGVWEVIYSTAQELLEAWWQRPKQFCPQGAQEPPNETMDLYNIEGSGFSDMLNTGGKILPAHKDSQQPTTLDFLPDGFHFDSDLHTIRLPDHHSIIVHYCYDNAPVKILYFIAFGDGGKYKANKPYVVVHYSAPGVVIKFGFFVDVKELTALEFLPDRKPREMIEDIEVVKEIRSDLPNILLNILHAKGYCFLLLVLKNYSRFYVDTKCKSVNCWYCQDRCEWCLQLSTQTFTTVYEDSTYNFCSATCRDFCFTNESGLNLVILEPQSSSTNVIAEVNGHLLSKCNSFSIFVNIKIFTSKDNNLEIIYHERSIGGQLSLRSFVTKELNILHPVVETEELASDDGVKQKQVDMLHHIVEQLKPGMLPEVYQKIKTNEELVARLNKASCFQVTI; encoded by the exons ATGTCGGAGCCATTGATCACAgacacagtagagatatttcgTCAGTTACTAGAAACAGTGGTTTCTACATTGACCAACGTTACGAACGCTAACGGGGCGAGTGATATCCTGGACGTTTTGAATGGTCTACGTGAAATTTATGACTCCACGTCTACTGATAAAGACAAGCAACTATTAGTCGATCTTCTGGTGACGGATTCTCTTGCTCTGCCTACATTTTATGGATTTATCAGTAAAATATTTGTCG ACCTGGGTAAAGGAGTGGATGGGACTCTAGGACATTGTATGCTATTACTTCACCACTACTTGATGTCTTGGACTGGAGTTAGTAGGAAGTTGTGTGCACACCTGGTAAATGAGGGACACCTGATGCAACACTTTATGGAAGTCAAAGAACTATCCAACTCTCTTGCGGGTGATAAG TTTGCCCAGAATTTGATATTGATCAATATCGGTATCATTTATAATTGTAAAGAGGAAAAGCTTGTACATTATTTTGAGGGTACCAAATGTTTATCAGCACtggagccatttcttggctgttcTAGATGGGAACTACAGTTCCATTGTAGAGTAATACTAAGCTCAGTGATTCAGTCGAAAGGAAAAATTGAAGTTGTTTTGGCCAAGTTAAGTGAAGATGAGTTGAAAACTTTGTTCAAGTTATTGGATACTATTGCTCATTCTTCTGAACGATCCGCATCCATAGAGAATTGTAAATTCTCTGTTTCAGAATTGCTGGCTTGTGTTAACCTCCTGTTGGTTAACCCAGATAATTTACTGGCATTTGCAGCTAATATTGATTTCATATCCCTTCTGCCTGGATTTCTTGCATCATCTGATGCGGTAGAGCAGAAAGTCACACTGGAAATATTGTGGAAGGTGCTGCTGGGACCATTAGATGTTAAAGAGGTCCTCGATAACTATTATTCTGTGATTAGTGATGCAGTTTTGAAGCTTGTCAAAGCTGATGATAGTTCTGATTTGTTCATGCTTTCCAAATGTGTATTATTTGTTATTGCCTCTGGTACTTCAGCAG ATATTACTTCTCATCTGAGTTATACTCTTGGTTGCTACCAGTTTGGCCACCATTATAAGTGCTATGAAATGAGTGACTTTATACTAACCAGTTGTCATGTCGCTGAAATAACAAATAAAGCACTTCTTTTAAAAGGCAAATCTGCATATCATCTTTATCACATGGAAAAGACCATACCAAAAAATTTACCTCCAAAACAGTTTCACCAAAGGCATGCTTCGTGTTATGATAAAGCTAGGGAGGCAATCAAAGCATTAGGAAAAGCTTTAGATTTTGACTGTATTGACAAAGAAGGATCTAAAATGTTAGACATAGCCATGATGGATTATGCTTTGGCTACCAATAATTTGAAGGATTTGAAGCGTTGTCTTCTTTGTCGTAAGATAGTCAAAGCACTAATCAGAAGCCATATTTGTCCAAATTCAATTTTAAGTGCTTTTACCACCGGTGCTGTGAGGCCAGAGAAAAGTCACAGAGTTATAGATACTAAGCTTGATGCAATAGGAGAACAAGCCAAGTCACCAAAGGAAATTACTTATTTCTTGTACTGCCATGATTGTGAGGAAACCTTTTCCAAATATGGCGAAACCCAGTTTGTCCCTGAATTTTTCAGAGCGATTTATGATGTTAAAAATCCTGCAAAGTCAGATAGTACTAGAGTGCATTATAAACAATGGCTACATCAGTTTTGTGTTGGGATTATCTTCCGAAGCTTGTCACTCATGTCAAACAAACGAGACATCATCAACGAAGATGAAGTGTACCAGGTTTATACTTCATGCAGGGAATATTTGCTTCTCTTATATGCTGGTAAACAGCCAAATAACAAACTACCAGACATCTACATCTTAATCAACCCTACTGTTCCTAGGCCACAAGATTCTGGATATGTCTTTATGAATCAAACACTTCACATGATGTGCATTCATGGAATAGTAAGATTTGATTTGTCCACTGGTATCGATTCATTTCCCCATCAAGGCCACTATTTCATCTTTCACACTGGTATCATTAATATAGTTTTAAAGTTTTCACCTTCACAGAAAGTCCATATTTCTGATGACTGCTTGATTAGTATGGGAAGTGGCATTTACGGAGTGCCAGAAAATATCAAACGTAGTAATATTATTCCACCCGGGCTGTGGAAATTCTTTCAGCATTCCTCTGTCAAGTTTTACCAATGCTGGTTGGAGCGATCTTCGTCAACTAGGGTCACTGGTCCAATGATGGTGCCTGATGACAAGTTGAGAATGGTATATGGATTGGTGGATGCTGTGCAAAGAGATCTGGAGAattttaataacataattaacCCATCTCCTGAAGGTGCTCAAACTCTTGTGGTCAACCTTTTGCCCAAGGAAATCATATTTGTACATGGCTCTTCACTAGAGTTACCTGAAGACCATAAGatgttactccatctacatttTGACTTGAAGGATGGAGATGGTGAGATAGTGTTTTTGGCAGTTGCTTACAAAGGGGAATGCTCAAATAGACCCTATGTACTTTATCATTTTTACTCTCCTAAGTTTGTGATGAACGCTGGGTTCTACATAAATCCTGATGATATGACAGCCGAAGAATTCTTACCTGGTAGCGATTCCAAAATGATAATAGATAAACTCCAAAACATATCAAATGTCAGACAACTGATACCAAAGGTCATTCCATTGATGTTGAAGGAAAAAGGATTCTCATCATTGCAATCTCTTCTTCATCGTGTTTCTGGGCCAGACAG GGCTCCTGCTACTACGGATCTGAAGTGTTCTACTTTACAAAGATGTTGGTATTGTAAAGACCTCTGTGAAATGTGCTTGAACAAAGCCATATATGGGCAAACAGTGCAGGATAAAAAAGGAATGCAGTTAAAGTTTTGCTCCAGGAAATGTCAACTTCAGCACACATCCCCCAGTAGTCTGCCGCTTTTAGTAAAGGTTTTCACACCAAAGCAGCTTCCTGACAACTTTTGGAGTCATGCAAGGAAGGTACAGGACAATCACAATGAACTACTGCTCATCCAAGGGAATCATTCTGACCCAGATGGGAATCACATACAACTAGACATAGCACTTTGCTCTGGCGATGATACTGAGAGTTTTCCTAAAGACACTACCTATGTTGTATACTATCATCGCAGTGCTTACGAGCAGTTGTTTGTAGAGTACTTTGTCTCTAAAGACATGACCCCAATAAATTTGTTACCTTACTATGGCAAGACCTCTATACATGATGTTCTAGGAGCTACACTCCCTGATGTCATCAAGGGGTTCATCTCTAAGGCTCTCATGGCTCACCAAGTACAGCTGATTGTTgacaataatgataataagaAGCAGCCTGATGGTGCTGACATGTTTGTTGAGAAATTCAAATTTGCATGCAACCAAATGAAAGGCAACAGTTCTAAGCCAGTCTCTGATTTGACGTTAAATAGTATCTGcactacactgcttgaagtgCAGGAGCTGTTTGCAAAAGCACCTTCACAATTGAAGCATGCAATTATGGATTCCATTGTAGCTCTTGTTGAGCCTTACAAAgactatcatgtttttcttGAAATACTTTTCCAAG AAATTGTGGATGGCAATGCTACTAAAGATCTTGTACATTGTCTTTTGCTACAACAGCACTTGTTGATGGCCTTTACTGATGGAAGTGAACAGTTTTGTGATATGATACTTTTCAATGGATTTATATGCCAGCAGATAGACCAAGTGTTAGCACTGAGGCAGAGTGGTTCTAATCCT TTTATTGATCAGTTGCTCTCAATGGCTGTTGGCATCATTTACAATTGCAGAATGTCTAGTGTGTTTCTGGTATACTTTGAAGAAAAGGATTGTTCGTTCTTTGTAAAACCATATTTGAATTCTTCCAATTGGGTCATTGCTTTCCAGTGTAAGGCTATTCTGTCATCATTTGCACAACAACTTTCAGAGGCAAGACCTCTTGTTGAACTGAACGAAACAGAGACCAACACCTTGCTGACTCATATTGGAGATGCTTTACATTCTACGCAATTGATAAGCACAGTTGGTAACACGTCTTTTTCTGCTTTTGAATTGATTGTCTCGTTGGTGACAATGCTAGTCAATGTCGAAAATAAGATTATGCTTTGTTCAAAGACTGAACTAATGCCCTTGTTGTTTGCTGCTCTTACCAGTGGGAATGCCGAAGTGGAAAAGGCTGGTTGTCTGCTACTTTGGAGTATGTTAGCAGTGCTGTCATCTAACAGTGAATCTGGTAAAGTACAGAAAGGCAAAAAAGCAGTTTATACAAAACAAGATAGAGAAGTGAGAGAGAAGCAACACACAGTACATGCTGCAGTTGTTCAATTGCTGAATTCTAGCGAATTATGTGATGTGTTGTATGGGGTGTTGAAAAGTAAAACTGACTCTGAGGATGACTGTAACACTCTTAGCAAGTGTATATTGTGGGCATTGAAGGAGACCACATTTACAG ACAATGAACAGTTTCTAACATACATGGAGGAGTGCTTCAAGTATGGCAGATACCATGAGTGTTACAGTTGCTACTGCAATGGTATCCAAACTTCACCACCTTTAGATTTGTGTGGCAGAAGTAGATACTTGGCTGGTAAATCTTGCTTTTAcatttacaaagaaaaacaaagaCTACTCCAGTTTGTCTCTTTGCCTGAAGCTGATATGTATTTACACAGAGATTCTTGTTTTTCATTCATGTATAAAACTATTAAGCTTTTAGGTGCTAGTATTGATCAAGGATCAATGGAAGATGACGATCGGTGGATGTTAGACAGAGCCATGATTGACTACATTAGAGCTACAAACAACCTAAAGGATTGCATGAGATGTCTTCTGTGTTTGAAAAAAGCACGAGATATAAGACGAAGCCATTTCTGTCCTAGAAAAATTTTAGAAAGATTTGCTAGTGGATGTTACATACCTAACAACATGAAAGGATTGCTGTCATTGCATGAAGGTAATGTTGTATCTTGTGATACTCCCAAAACTGAAACTCGCTACATGTTCTGTTCATCGTGTGAAGACATTCTAAGTCAACATGGTGAAACACAGTTTTTGCCACAATTTTTTGATAAGTTATATGACATTGCAGAGGTGGCTAATACTGCTGGCAACTTGTCTCAAAATGATACAAAAAgtaaagatttagttgaagttgATGATGAGACAAGTATCGGACAATCCAAACCTACTGACCCTGGACCATCAAGTGCAACAGATGCTACTACATTTGACTCTTCCATTCATTTATCTCAAACGAGGGATATTACGTATGATCGTTGGTTGTACTTGTTTTGTATTGGAATTATCTTTAGGGGGATTGCTTACATTAGTAGAAAATCTTTTGTAAATGATGATGAATTGTACAAACTGTTTGTGAAGTGCAGAGAATGCTTGTTGAAAGCTCCACATATCGATGACATTGAAAATTTACCACAGGTGGAAATCTTAATCAGCCCTTCAAAGCCTAAGGAAGGTGATGAGAACCACGGGTTCATTCATTTGGCGATGCGAATGCTTTATCAGTTTACAATTGGTGCTACTAATTTACAAGATGGAGTATTTGAATATCCCCAGAAAGCACATTTTGTACTAGCTCAAGTGGGTATTATCAATATATTAGCAAAGTTGCCTCCATCTGAACATGTTCCTGCACCCTCTGGCTGTGTTATTAACAAGACAAAGGGAACTCATTCTTTTCATATTCCCGCCAGTGAAGAAAGATATGCTCTAATATACCAAGGTGTCTGGGAAGTTATTTATTCCACTGCTCAAGAACTATTGGAGGCATGGTGGCAAAGACCTAAACAGTTTTGTCCTCAAGGTGCCCAAGAGCCTCCTAATGAAACAATGGACTTGTATAACATTGAAGGAAGTGGGTTTTCTGACATGCTAAATACTGGTGGAAAGATACTTCCTGCCCACAAAGATAGCCAACAGCCTACTACATTAGATTTTCTCCCAGATGGTTTTCACTTTGATTCAGATTTGCATACCATTAGACTTCCTGATCATCATAGCATTATTGTACATTATTGCTATGACAATGCTCCTGTCAAAATATTGTACTTTATTGCATTTGGAGATGGTGGAAAATATAAGGCTAACAAGCCCTATGTTGTGGTACATTATTCAGCTCCTGGTGTCGTAATTAAATTTGGGTTCTTTGTTGATGTAAAGGAACTCACTGCATTAGAATTCTTGCCAGATAGAAAGCCAAGGGAGATGATAGAAGATATTGAAGTTGTTAAAGAAATAAGAAGTGATTTGCCCAATATTTTACTAAATATTTTACACGCCAAGGGATACTGTTTCCTGCTTTTGGTACTGAAAAATTATTCAAG GTTCTACGTGGACACCAAATGTAAAAGTGTTAACTGCTGGTATTGCCAAGATCGTTGTGAGTGGTGTTTGCAGCTGTCAACACAAACCTTTACCACAGTCTATGAGGATAGCACTTACAACTTCTGCAGTGCTACATGTAGAGATTTCTGCTTCACAAATGAAAGTGGACTCAACCTTGTCATTTTAGAACCGCAGAGCTCATCAACCAATGTTATTGCTGAAGTAAACGGACACTTGCTGTCAAAGTGCAATAGTTTTAGCATCTTCGTCAACATCAAGATATTTACAAGCAAAGATAATAATCTTGAGATTATATATCATGAGCGATCTATTGGAGGTCAATTATCCTTGCGAAGTTTTGTAACCAAGGAACTGAATATTTTACACCCAGTGGTGGAAACCGAAGAACTTGCAAGTGATGACGGAGTTAAACAGAAACAAGTTGACATGTTGCATCACATTGTTGAGCAGCTAAAGCCCGGTATGCTACCTGAGGTGTACCAAAAGATTAAGACTAATGAAGAGTTAGTAGCAAGGTTAAACAAAGCAAGCTGTTTCCAAGTAACAATATAG